One window from the genome of Hoplias malabaricus isolate fHopMal1 chromosome 18, fHopMal1.hap1, whole genome shotgun sequence encodes:
- the LOC136674471 gene encoding protocadherin alpha-13-like, translated as MSRQIVYSVPEEASPGTIVGNIAKDLNLRLDELESRGLRIVSTSYKQRFDVNVKTGGLFVREAIDREELCPNSEVCTESLEAIVSDPLHVYSVEVKIVDINDNTPMFPGKSQHIPISELTFPGAKFPLVSAEDLDVGINSVASYKLSANPHFALEVHTDAEGGPSAELVLQKALDREKQAEIQLILTAVDGGRPARSGTTRIIISVLDANDNAPTFARAVYKARVLEDVAVGSTILKLNATDPDDGINGEVIYTFKQGQKGISNKFSIDSSTGDITIAGALDYEDVNAYEIRVEARDKGHSPLASHCKVLVEVLDINDNAPDIKLSSLLDSVREDAKKGTVIAFITVQDKDGGSNGKVHCSVSKNSPFVLESTQGKYYSLVLDGTLDREEHELYNVSITATDEGALPLSSTTVVTVRVSDVNDNPPRFSVPSVDVYVKENSPAGGLIAVVSAQDRDTGENAHLSYSLLSSPDLPVSSAVSINSESGEIYSMQSFNYEELKRFRFQVQATDSGSPPLSSNVSVSVFVLDENDNSPVLLAPYSEAGSVSTESVPYSAEAGYFVAKVRAVDADCGYNALLSYHLTEAKGTNLFRIGSSSGEIRTKRRMSDNDLKSHALVVTVSDHGEPSLSATASVEVVVVESVERVQPSLRQVPLKEEAFSDLNLYLLIAIVSVSGLFLLSLAALAAARCCGSGGALGSCGAPVVTAHPDGSWSYSKATQQYDVCFSSDTLKSDVVVFPSPFPPPADAELISINGGDTFTRGHTLTSAGKSKKCPHEGAVYQPNARKAESSLQHGVILSSSGGGRRGAEVALTRLGSSKTGSQQRKS; from the exons ATGTCCCGTCAGATCGTCTACTCCGTGCCCGAGGAGGCGAGTCCGGGGACGATCGTAGGAAACATAGCCAAGGATCTGAACTTGAGACTGGACGAGCTGGAGTCTCGCGGGCTGAGGATCGTCTCGACGTCGTATAAGCAACGTTTCGACGTCAATGTGAAGACCGGAGGCTTGTTCGTGCGTGAGGCCATCGACAGAGAGGAGCTGTGCCCTAACAGCGAGGTGTGCACGGAGAGCTTGGAGGCTATAGTCAGTGACCCACTGCATGTGTACAGTGTGGAGGTGAAGATCGTGGATATTAATGATAACACGCCCATGTTTCCAGGGAAATCTCAACACATTCCCATTTCTGAGCTGACTTTTCCAGGAGCCAAGTTCCCTTTGGTGAGTGCGGAAGATCTGGATGTGGGAATCAATTCTGTAGCATCTTATAAACTCTCAGCCAATCCTCATTTCGCTCTGGAGGTCCATACAGACGCTGAGGGGGGGCCTTCTGCGGAGCTGGTGCTGCAGAAAGCCCTAGACAGAGAAAAGCAAGCGGAGATCCAGCTCATATTGACCGCTGTCGATGGTGGGAGACCAGCGCGGTCAGGAACAACCCGTATTATCATCAGTGTGTTGGACGCCAATGATAACGCCCCTACATTTGCCCGGGCAGTGTACAAAGCTCGGGTTCTTGAAGATGTAGCCGTAGGTTCCACCATATTAAAGCTAAACGCCACTGATCCGGATGATGGCATCAATGGGGAGGTCATCTACACCTTCAAACAAGGTCAGAAAGGCATCTCCAACAAATTCAGCATTGACAGCAGCACTGGGGACATAACCATAGCCGGGGCTTTAGATTATGAAGATGTTAATGCCTATGAAATACGTGTAGAGGCTCGAGACAAAGGCCACAGCCCACTAGCGTCCCATTGCAAAGTGTTAGTTGAAGTTCTAGACATAAACGACAACGCACCGGACATCAAACTCTCCTCTCTACTGGACAGTGTACGCGAGGACGCCAAAAAGGGCACCGTCATAGCGTTCATCACCGTCCAGGACAAGGACGGAGGCAGCAATGGGAAAGTCCACTGCTCCGTTTCCAAGAACTCTCCCTTCGTGCTGGAGTCCACCCAAGGCAAGTACTACTCTCTGGTTCTGGACGGGACCCTTGACCGAGAAGAGCACGAGCTCTACAACGTGTCCATCACAGCCACAGACGAAGGAGCGCTGCCTCTGTCCAGCACCACCGTGGTCACCGTGCGCGTTTCTGACGTCAACGACAACCCTCCTCGCTTCTCGGTGCCGTCGGTGGACGTCTACGTGAAGGAGAACAGTCCAGCGGGTGGTCTCATAGCAGTGGTCTCAGCGCAGGACAGGGACACGGGTGAGAACGCCCACCTTTCCTATTCATTACTCTCCAGCCCTGACCTGCCCGTGTCCTCGGCCGTGAGCATCAACTCTGAGAGCGGAGAGATCTACAGCATGCAGTCCTTCAACTACGAGGAGCTGAAGCGCTTCCGGTTCCAGGTGCAGGCCACGGACAGCGGCTCTCCTCCTCTGAGCAGCAACGTGAGCGTGAGCGTGTTCGTCCTGGACGAGAACGACAACAGCCCCGTTCTTCTAGCTCCTTACTCTGAAGCCGGCTCAGTGAGCACCGAGAGCGTCCCCTACTCTGCTGAGGCGGGCTACTTTGTGGCTAAAGTGCGAGCGGTGGACGCGGACTGTGGCTACAACGCGCTGCTGTCTTATCACCTCACTGAAGCTAAGGGCACTAACCTGTTCCGCATCGGGAGCAGCTCCGGAGAGATCAGGACTAAGAGACGCATGAGCGACAACGACCTGAAGAGCCACGCGCTCGTGGTGACGGTGAGCGACCACGGAGAGCCCTCCCTCTCGGCCACGGCCAgcgtggaggtggtggtggtggagagcGTGGAGCGCGTGCAGCCTTCCCTAAGACAGGTGCCACTGAAGGAGGAGGCTTTCTCTGATCTGAACCTGTATCTGCTCATCGCTATCGTCTCGGTGTCGGGGCTCTTCCTGCTGAGCCTCGCGGCTTTAGCGGCGGCCAGATGCTGCGGCTCCGGGGGCGCTTTGGGCTCCTGCGGCGCTCCGGTGGTCACCGCGCACCCTGACGGGAGCTGGTCTTACTCCAAAGCCACTCAGCAGTACGACGTGTGCTTCAGCTCGGACACGCTGAAGAGTGACGTGGTGGTCTTCCCCTCGCCGTTCCCTCCGCCTGCAGACGCAGAGCTCATCAGCATCAACGGAGGAGACACCTTCACACGGGGACACACCCTCACCAGCGCCGGGAAG TCTAAAAAGTGTCCACATGAGGGCGCTGTCTACCAGCCAAACGCGAGGAAAGCAGAGTCCTCCCTTCAGCACGGAGTCATTCTGTCCTCATCGGGGGGAGGACGGAGGGGGGCGGAGGTGGCGTTGACTCGACTCGGATCCTCAAAGACTGGAAGTCAACAACGAAAGAGCTGA